In Phaeobacter piscinae, one genomic interval encodes:
- a CDS encoding alpha-hydroxy acid oxidase: MGAGAIHSAEDARRLARRRLPWMVFDYIDGAAGQETGAARNRAALDAITLRPRILRDVSQRSLATSIFGAEADRPFGIAPMGMCNLSAPGADLMLARLAARYRVPHGVSTVASTSLETLLEATEGYAWFQLYFSGDGTGTFNLAERARAAGYQTLVLTVDVPEVGRRPRELRHGFKMPFRIGPRQFIDFALHPRWSLTTLLKGKPVMANFELEGYDFDRTQSRARATWDTLARLRDLWPGKLVVKGVLDVEDARALVSAGVDAIQISSHGARQLEAAPAPIEMLAKIRADLGPTFPVFYDSGIRSGEDVLKAITMGADFVFLGRILQYAIAARGEAGLEQLWDALTEELSIAMAQTGRVSLRH; encoded by the coding sequence ATGGGCGCAGGCGCCATCCATTCGGCTGAGGACGCCCGCCGTCTGGCCCGGCGGCGGCTTCCTTGGATGGTGTTTGACTATATCGATGGGGCAGCAGGGCAGGAAACCGGGGCGGCGCGCAATCGCGCAGCCCTGGATGCCATCACCCTGCGGCCCCGTATCTTGCGCGATGTCAGTCAGCGGTCTTTGGCAACGAGCATATTTGGCGCCGAGGCAGACCGCCCTTTTGGCATTGCCCCCATGGGCATGTGCAACCTGTCGGCTCCTGGCGCCGACCTGATGCTGGCCCGGCTGGCGGCGCGTTACCGGGTGCCGCACGGGGTCTCCACCGTCGCCTCGACGTCGCTCGAGACGCTTCTGGAGGCGACGGAAGGCTATGCCTGGTTTCAGCTCTATTTCAGCGGTGACGGCACTGGCACCTTCAATCTGGCCGAGCGCGCCCGCGCGGCTGGTTATCAAACTCTGGTGCTGACGGTTGATGTGCCGGAGGTCGGCCGCCGCCCACGCGAACTGCGGCATGGCTTCAAGATGCCGTTCCGCATCGGTCCGCGCCAATTCATCGATTTCGCCCTGCATCCGCGCTGGTCGCTGACGACGCTGCTGAAGGGCAAGCCCGTTATGGCGAATTTTGAGTTGGAGGGTTATGACTTCGACCGCACCCAAAGCCGGGCGCGCGCCACGTGGGACACGCTGGCCCGGCTGCGCGATCTCTGGCCCGGCAAGCTGGTGGTGAAAGGCGTGCTGGACGTCGAAGACGCCCGTGCCCTGGTGTCGGCTGGAGTTGATGCCATTCAGATCTCCAGCCATGGCGCGCGACAACTCGAAGCCGCACCCGCCCCGATCGAGATGTTGGCAAAGATCCGTGCAGATCTTGGGCCGACGTTTCCGGTTTTTTACGACAGCGGCATCCGGTCGGGCGAGGATGTTTTGAAGGCAATCACCATGGGCGCGGATTTCGTATTTCTGGGCCGTATCCTGCAATACGCGATTGCTGCGAGGGGCGAGGCTGGGCTGGAACAGTTGTGGGATGCGCTAACCGAAGAGCTGAGCATTGCCATGGCTCAAACCGGGCGCGTCTCACTAAGACATTGA
- a CDS encoding SDR family NAD(P)-dependent oxidoreductase codes for MADPRALFDLTGRTACITGASSGLGRRAAIALAAAGAQVVAVARRAEALESVCAEIGPRAAYAVADVADRSRFDALREDVSAPFGAPDILIHTAGVNTRQTADDVTAEGWDQTIALNLSAPFFLSQALVPTMRDRGWGRIVNFASLQTTRAFPGGIAYGASKGGIAQLTRAMAEAWSPFGITANAIGPGFFPTELTQAVFEDGDRAARNAAQTCIGRNGRLEDMDGPLLFLCSDASAYVTGQVLMVDGGFTAK; via the coding sequence ATGGCTGACCCGCGCGCGCTTTTCGACCTGACAGGCCGGACCGCCTGTATCACCGGCGCCAGCTCCGGGCTGGGGCGTCGCGCAGCGATTGCGTTGGCCGCTGCTGGTGCGCAGGTGGTCGCGGTCGCGCGCCGGGCGGAGGCTTTGGAAAGCGTCTGTGCTGAGATCGGGCCAAGAGCGGCTTATGCAGTGGCGGATGTGGCGGACCGCAGCAGGTTCGACGCATTGCGTGAAGACGTTTCAGCCCCTTTCGGGGCGCCGGATATCCTGATCCATACGGCCGGTGTGAACACCCGGCAAACGGCGGATGACGTCACCGCCGAGGGCTGGGACCAGACCATCGCACTGAACCTCTCCGCACCATTCTTTCTGAGCCAAGCGCTGGTGCCCACGATGAGGGACAGAGGTTGGGGGCGGATCGTCAATTTCGCCTCGCTCCAGACCACCCGCGCCTTTCCCGGCGGCATCGCCTATGGCGCCAGCAAGGGCGGGATCGCCCAGCTGACCCGCGCCATGGCAGAGGCCTGGTCCCCATTCGGCATCACCGCCAACGCCATCGGACCGGGGTTTTTCCCCACCGAGCTGACGCAGGCTGTGTTCGAGGATGGGGACCGTGCGGCCCGAAACGCCGCACAGACCTGCATCGGCCGCAATGGCCGGCTGGAGGATATGGACGGGCCGCTGTTGTTTCTGTGCTCCGATGCCTCCGCCTATGTCACCGGGCAGGTATTGATGGTCGATGGAGGGTTCACAGCGAAATGA
- a CDS encoding acyl-homoserine-lactone synthase — protein sequence MPAEIAVCGRANEGTLDLRTPILKSCRKKRSDCSELIQNLRFPDRLSRIFDKLPECRFAFGLEQLTGPAMQSTEITFDNFAETGGLFTEMLRARYRHFVQLRRWNLPNVRGLEFDQYDTPESIYCTVHEGKTVLGGFRMTPTTAQCMTTSYMLRDAQLGLLPGLPSNVLDHSAPQDAAIWEVSRFFVEDTLSARERRDVRGHLERGLSRLAQEWNISAFLCITSVTAALLMRRARLSITSAGPRFEAGGETCQAYHLTVDAKSQRSDADAA from the coding sequence TTGCCGGCAGAGATTGCCGTCTGCGGTCGCGCGAACGAGGGTACTCTCGACCTACGCACTCCGATCTTGAAAAGCTGCCGCAAAAAGCGGAGCGACTGTTCTGAATTAATTCAAAATTTACGCTTTCCGGATAGGTTGAGTCGAATTTTCGATAAATTGCCGGAATGCAGGTTTGCATTCGGGCTGGAACAGCTGACCGGGCCAGCGATGCAGTCGACAGAAATTACATTCGACAATTTTGCGGAGACCGGCGGGCTCTTCACTGAAATGCTGCGCGCGCGGTATCGTCATTTTGTTCAGTTGCGGCGCTGGAATCTACCCAATGTGCGTGGCTTGGAGTTTGATCAGTACGACACACCAGAGAGTATCTACTGCACTGTTCATGAGGGAAAAACAGTCCTCGGCGGTTTTCGAATGACTCCCACCACTGCGCAGTGCATGACCACCAGCTACATGTTGCGTGATGCCCAACTCGGTCTGCTGCCTGGCCTGCCGTCAAATGTCCTGGATCATTCCGCGCCTCAGGACGCCGCAATCTGGGAGGTCAGCCGGTTTTTTGTCGAAGACACGCTGAGCGCGCGGGAGCGCAGAGATGTGCGTGGACATCTGGAGCGTGGCCTGTCGCGGCTCGCGCAGGAGTGGAACATCAGCGCTTTTCTGTGCATCACCTCGGTCACAGCTGCGCTGCTGATGCGTAGGGCGCGCCTGTCGATCACCTCCGCCGGGCCTAGGTTTGAAGCAGGCGGCGAAACCTGTCAGGCCTACCACCTGACGGTCGATGCAAAAAGCCAACGCAGCGACGCAGACGCAGCATAA
- the hisD gene encoding histidinol dehydrogenase, with amino-acid sequence MTREYLKKAALTPKSDASETHKIVQEILDEIEAGGDAKALEYAAKFDKYEGNVLLTDEEIEAACALVPEKLKADIRFSHDNVRRFAELQKSTVHDVETEISPGFITGQKAIPVDAAGCYVPGGRYSHIASAIMTVTTAKVAGCKHITACSPPRPGVGVAPAIVYAAHICGADQIMAMGGVQGVAAMTFGLFGLPKANILVGPGNQFVAEAKRILFGRVGIDMIAGPTDSLILADSTADAHIVATDLVSQAEHGYNSPVWLVTDDRTLAEEVMRLVPGLIDDLPEVNRENAAAAWRDYAEVILCANREDMAACSDAYAPEHLTVQAEDLDWWLGQLTCYGSLFLGEETTVSYGDKAAGTNHVLPTSRAASYTGGLSVHKYMKIVTWQRATREGSKPVAEATARIARLEGMEGHARAADVRLAKYFPDETFDLTANG; translated from the coding sequence ATGACCCGTGAGTACCTGAAGAAGGCGGCCCTGACCCCTAAGTCGGATGCGTCCGAGACCCATAAGATTGTGCAGGAGATCCTTGATGAGATCGAGGCCGGAGGCGACGCCAAAGCGTTGGAATATGCGGCCAAATTCGACAAATACGAGGGCAACGTGTTGCTGACGGATGAGGAGATTGAGGCCGCCTGCGCCTTGGTGCCGGAAAAGCTGAAGGCCGACATTCGGTTCTCCCATGACAACGTGCGCCGCTTTGCCGAACTACAGAAAAGCACTGTGCATGATGTGGAGACGGAAATTTCACCGGGTTTCATCACCGGACAGAAGGCGATCCCGGTGGATGCAGCGGGCTGCTACGTGCCCGGCGGGCGCTACAGCCATATCGCCAGCGCGATCATGACCGTCACAACCGCCAAAGTGGCCGGTTGCAAACATATCACCGCCTGCTCGCCGCCGCGCCCCGGCGTCGGCGTGGCGCCGGCCATCGTTTATGCCGCCCATATCTGCGGCGCGGATCAGATCATGGCGATGGGGGGCGTGCAGGGTGTTGCGGCGATGACATTCGGTCTGTTCGGACTGCCCAAGGCCAACATCCTCGTTGGTCCCGGCAATCAATTTGTGGCGGAGGCCAAGCGTATCCTGTTCGGGCGTGTCGGTATCGACATGATCGCGGGCCCCACCGACAGCCTGATCCTGGCCGACAGCACGGCGGATGCGCATATCGTCGCCACCGATCTGGTGAGCCAGGCCGAGCATGGCTACAACTCCCCGGTCTGGCTGGTGACGGATGATCGCACTCTTGCCGAGGAGGTGATGCGGCTGGTGCCGGGGCTGATCGACGATCTGCCCGAGGTGAACCGCGAGAATGCCGCTGCGGCCTGGCGCGATTATGCAGAGGTCATCCTCTGTGCCAACCGCGAGGATATGGCCGCCTGCTCCGACGCCTACGCGCCTGAGCATCTGACCGTACAGGCCGAGGACCTGGATTGGTGGCTGGGGCAGCTGACCTGCTACGGCTCGTTGTTTCTGGGCGAGGAAACCACGGTCTCTTACGGTGACAAGGCAGCGGGCACCAACCATGTGCTGCCGACCTCGCGCGCGGCCAGCTACACCGGCGGGCTGTCAGTCCATAAATACATGAAGATCGTCACCTGGCAGCGCGCCACCCGCGAAGGCTCCAAACCAGTGGCAGAGGCGACCGCACGGATTGCCCGGCTGGAAGGGATGGAAGGCCACGCCCGCGCTGCTGACGTGCGGTTGGCCAAGTACTTCCCGGATGAAACCTTTGACCTGACTGCAAATGGCTGA
- a CDS encoding alcohol dehydrogenase catalytic domain-containing protein codes for MKALVYEGVETLAFRDVPMAARREGEHLIRIRASGICGSDMHAYLGHDARRPAPLILGHEAAGTIEDGSQAGRRVTINPLVTCGSCAACAAGRENLCASRQIISMPPREGAFAQFVAMPERNLVTVPEDVPLSKAALAEPLAVSWHAARLALKALHPDMERRALVIGGGAIGLAAALAMRAMGVEDVAIQEPNAARRAFLADHCGQQAVAEFQGIVPLVVDAVGYATTRAAASAAAAPGGVIAHVGLGEDAGGLDIRRMTLQEITFIGTYTYTAQDFRDTAQAIFDGRLGPLDWPEQRPLSDGAAAFRDLRSSAVAAPKIILDPWA; via the coding sequence ATGAAAGCCTTGGTTTATGAGGGGGTGGAGACGCTGGCATTCCGAGATGTGCCGATGGCTGCGCGACGAGAGGGCGAGCATCTGATCCGCATCCGTGCCTCTGGCATCTGCGGCTCGGACATGCACGCCTATCTCGGCCATGACGCCCGCAGGCCCGCGCCGCTGATCCTGGGGCATGAGGCTGCGGGGACTATAGAAGACGGATCGCAGGCGGGCCGAAGGGTGACGATCAACCCCTTGGTGACCTGCGGCAGCTGCGCGGCCTGCGCGGCGGGGCGTGAAAACCTCTGCGCCAGCCGCCAGATCATCTCCATGCCCCCGCGCGAGGGCGCCTTTGCCCAGTTCGTGGCGATGCCGGAGCGCAACCTTGTAACCGTGCCCGAAGATGTGCCGTTGTCAAAGGCCGCCCTGGCCGAGCCGCTGGCAGTCAGCTGGCACGCCGCCCGGCTCGCGCTGAAGGCACTGCACCCGGATATGGAGCGCCGCGCGCTGGTGATCGGCGGCGGTGCCATCGGCTTGGCCGCTGCGCTGGCGATGCGCGCAATGGGGGTGGAGGACGTCGCGATTCAGGAACCCAACGCCGCGCGCCGGGCTTTTCTGGCAGACCACTGCGGCCAGCAGGCGGTGGCAGAGTTTCAGGGCATTGTACCACTGGTGGTCGACGCAGTGGGCTACGCGACCACCCGCGCCGCCGCCTCTGCTGCGGCCGCGCCGGGCGGCGTGATTGCCCATGTCGGATTGGGCGAGGATGCGGGCGGACTGGATATCCGCCGCATGACGCTGCAGGAAATCACCTTCATCGGCACCTATACCTATACCGCGCAGGATTTTCGCGACACCGCGCAAGCGATCTTTGACGGCCGCCTAGGTCCGCTGGACTGGCCAGAACAGCGGCCGCTATCAGACGGCGCCGCTGCCTTTCGCGACCTGCGGTCCAGCGCAGTGGCCGCGCCAAAGATCATTCTGGATCCCTGGGCCTAG
- a CDS encoding TRAP transporter substrate-binding protein — protein MTNGKDGLKSAERRNFLKLASTGSFTAALVAGAGGVLWSTEAVAQTAKEEKERERAAEHIMTVATAYVLGASRSYPIMQLDLKENIQNATNGKIYVKLAPGGQLGAGSALVQKVQGGTIQAAQHSLSNFAPFASTVDLINMPYLCGSNQRFTNLVTSDFWNAEVHPKVEANGFKALFYVNIDPRVVAVRKGGNAVTSPGDMAGVKFRVPGSKMLQQYYRMVGANPTPVAWGETPSAIKQGVADALDPSVGALYVFGFKDILSHVTFTQAVPDSQVYSCNLEWFNSLPSDVQDGVMWGAEMTAHQNLSKVPSARAYAMAELAKAGVAFHTLSDDQLGEWQEAGGYQRSEWDSFKTELAGSMDSFAKLEEAAGTQGKYYVHDA, from the coding sequence ATGACGAATGGCAAGGATGGGCTCAAATCTGCAGAGCGCCGTAATTTTCTGAAACTGGCCTCGACCGGCTCATTTACCGCGGCGTTGGTCGCGGGGGCTGGTGGGGTGCTTTGGTCCACTGAAGCAGTGGCGCAAACCGCCAAGGAAGAAAAGGAGCGTGAACGTGCAGCCGAGCACATCATGACGGTGGCCACCGCCTATGTGCTGGGCGCGTCACGCAGCTACCCAATCATGCAGTTGGACCTGAAGGAGAACATCCAGAACGCCACCAATGGCAAGATCTACGTCAAACTGGCCCCCGGCGGGCAGCTGGGCGCAGGCAGTGCGTTGGTGCAGAAGGTGCAGGGCGGCACCATTCAGGCGGCACAGCATTCGCTGTCGAATTTCGCCCCCTTCGCCTCCACCGTTGATCTGATCAACATGCCTTATCTCTGTGGTTCCAATCAGCGTTTCACCAATCTGGTGACCTCCGATTTCTGGAACGCTGAGGTGCACCCCAAGGTGGAGGCCAACGGTTTCAAGGCGCTGTTCTATGTGAACATTGATCCCCGCGTCGTGGCTGTGCGCAAGGGCGGCAATGCGGTGACCTCCCCGGGCGATATGGCGGGTGTGAAATTCCGGGTTCCGGGCTCCAAAATGTTGCAGCAGTACTACCGTATGGTCGGTGCCAACCCGACGCCCGTTGCCTGGGGTGAGACGCCGTCGGCGATCAAACAAGGTGTGGCAGACGCACTCGACCCCTCTGTGGGCGCGCTCTATGTCTTTGGCTTCAAGGATATCCTGAGCCATGTGACCTTCACCCAGGCGGTGCCGGACAGTCAGGTCTATTCGTGCAATCTGGAATGGTTCAATTCCTTGCCTTCTGATGTGCAGGACGGCGTGATGTGGGGGGCGGAGATGACCGCGCATCAGAACCTCTCCAAGGTGCCGTCAGCCCGCGCCTATGCCATGGCGGAGCTGGCCAAGGCCGGTGTCGCCTTCCATACGCTGAGCGACGATCAGCTGGGCGAATGGCAGGAAGCCGGAGGCTATCAGCGCAGCGAATGGGATAGCTTCAAGACTGAGCTGGCCGGATCGATGGACAGTTTCGCCAAGCTGGAAGAGGCCGCAGGCACGCAAGGCAAATACTACGTCCACGACGCATAA
- a CDS encoding TRAP transporter small permease, whose translation MDLLRKIDKNAERWLLLTFYVMLVITMAVEVIRRELFAYSSIWGEEIVRYSFIYLAWIGAAAAVKERAHIRIDVLMHYLGPRPKALLYIFGDLVMFVVALVALYWSFETVLVSAKFGSVSHGLRISMVWFLMAVPAGFALMVWRLLQSFLRDFRSLRDGTPVFEGDKLFD comes from the coding sequence ATGGACCTCTTGCGGAAAATTGACAAGAACGCCGAGCGCTGGCTGCTGCTGACCTTCTACGTGATGCTGGTCATCACTATGGCGGTTGAGGTGATCCGGCGCGAACTCTTTGCCTATTCCTCGATTTGGGGGGAGGAGATTGTGCGCTACTCCTTCATCTATCTCGCCTGGATCGGTGCCGCCGCCGCAGTGAAGGAGCGCGCCCATATCCGCATTGATGTGCTGATGCATTACCTCGGGCCGCGCCCCAAGGCGCTGCTCTATATCTTTGGCGATCTGGTGATGTTCGTGGTCGCGTTGGTGGCGCTCTACTGGTCGTTCGAGACGGTGCTGGTCTCCGCCAAATTCGGCTCTGTCAGCCACGGGCTGCGCATTTCCATGGTCTGGTTCCTGATGGCGGTGCCAGCCGGGTTCGCCTTGATGGTCTGGCGGTTGCTGCAATCCTTCCTGCGCGATTTTCGCAGTCTTCGAGACGGCACGCCCGTCTTTGAAGGCGACAAGCTGTTTGATTGA
- a CDS encoding universal stress protein encodes MYDKILVPMALDHGVSGTTLKAAATLCNPGGQITALHVYEAPQGSVSAYLDEDAVREGLEKARQQLTKKTADYGDVAAEIVKGRSYRAIVEYAEQHGTDCIVVGSHKPGLSDFFLGSTAARVVRHAPCAVHVCRTL; translated from the coding sequence ATGTATGACAAGATCCTGGTTCCCATGGCCCTGGACCACGGGGTGTCCGGCACAACACTGAAAGCCGCCGCGACCCTGTGCAACCCCGGCGGGCAGATTACCGCGCTGCATGTCTATGAGGCCCCGCAAGGCTCTGTCAGCGCCTATCTGGATGAGGATGCCGTGCGCGAAGGGCTCGAAAAGGCCCGTCAGCAGCTGACCAAGAAAACCGCCGACTATGGCGATGTGGCAGCCGAAATTGTCAAAGGTCGCTCGTACCGGGCCATTGTTGAATATGCAGAACAGCACGGTACGGACTGTATCGTCGTCGGCTCACATAAACCCGGGCTCAGCGACTTTTTCCTCGGCTCGACCGCCGCCCGTGTGGTGCGCCACGCGCCCTGCGCGGTGCATGTCTGCCGCACCCTTTGA
- the comE gene encoding sulfopyruvate decarboxylase subunit beta codes for MIRSEILKEIAPILRNELVVCNIGIPSQELHAIDDQPSNFYMLGTMGLASSIGLGLALAQPKPVIVIDGDGSILTNLGTLPTIGNNAPGNYILMIIDNGSYGSTGDQPTYTSQRTDLAAMARAAGCGRVIEVQDKDTGSALEQTLASGEATVLVVKCDSGNAKMPVITMDPVVIRDRFMTAVAS; via the coding sequence ATGATCCGTTCCGAAATCCTGAAAGAGATCGCGCCCATCCTGCGCAACGAACTGGTGGTCTGCAATATCGGTATTCCCAGCCAAGAGCTGCACGCCATCGATGACCAGCCCAGCAATTTCTACATGCTGGGCACCATGGGGCTGGCCTCATCTATCGGGCTGGGGCTGGCGTTGGCACAGCCGAAACCGGTGATCGTGATTGACGGAGACGGCTCGATCCTCACCAATCTCGGCACCCTGCCCACCATCGGCAACAACGCGCCCGGCAACTATATCCTGATGATCATCGACAATGGCTCTTATGGCTCAACCGGCGATCAGCCGACCTATACCAGTCAGCGCACTGATCTGGCTGCCATGGCGCGCGCAGCTGGCTGTGGCCGGGTGATCGAGGTGCAGGACAAAGACACCGGCTCTGCACTCGAACAGACGCTGGCGAGTGGCGAGGCCACGGTGCTGGTGGTGAAATGCGACAGCGGCAACGCCAAGATGCCGGTGATCACGATGGATCCGGTGGTGATCCGCGACCGCTTTATGACGGCTGTCGCCAGCTGA
- a CDS encoding TRAP transporter large permease: protein MLWNSLNQTVELGWDFYLAVIMFVALIALAVPVWAAIGAAAITMLVMSGDLPLSAIGESLFTGIDAFALTAVPLFILTGDVLVRTGLSKKFLDVAEALTCWTRGGFGSATVLVCGMFAAISGSDAAGAAAVGRMTINRLVESGYPRPYACALVAAGACTGILIPPSIAYIIIGLVLGISASTLFLAALIPGIAILVSILVTNIIMNRLYTYETGGNMGLGEWLGNLGQSLKSGWYAFIVPGIIFYGIFSGRLTPTEAGATAVVVTILMGFLLGTLKLADFPAMLVSSAKVNGVILPIIAFSAPLAEALAIMGVPQGFVTAVTGLTDDPSMLILLMICILIAAGCVMETTPNIVILAPILKPLADNIGMNEIQFCIMMITALGVGFITPPLGLNLFVVSGITGESILKIAARAIPFVLTMLIVVLLIAYLPAISTTLLPDIYK, encoded by the coding sequence ATGCTGTGGAATTCACTCAATCAAACGGTGGAACTGGGCTGGGATTTCTACCTGGCGGTGATCATGTTTGTGGCCCTGATTGCGCTGGCGGTGCCGGTTTGGGCGGCCATCGGGGCTGCCGCGATCACCATGCTGGTGATGTCAGGCGACCTGCCGCTCAGCGCGATTGGCGAAAGCTTGTTCACCGGCATCGACGCCTTTGCGCTGACCGCGGTGCCGCTGTTCATTCTGACCGGTGATGTGCTGGTCAGAACCGGACTAAGCAAGAAGTTCCTGGATGTCGCAGAAGCGCTGACCTGCTGGACACGGGGTGGTTTTGGTTCGGCCACGGTGCTGGTCTGCGGCATGTTCGCGGCGATCTCCGGCTCGGACGCCGCTGGCGCTGCTGCGGTGGGACGGATGACCATCAACCGGCTGGTCGAAAGCGGCTACCCCCGCCCCTACGCCTGCGCGCTGGTGGCTGCTGGTGCCTGCACCGGCATCCTGATCCCGCCGTCCATCGCCTACATTATCATCGGTCTGGTGTTGGGCATTTCCGCCTCCACCCTGTTTCTCGCGGCGCTGATCCCGGGGATTGCCATTCTGGTGTCGATCCTTGTCACCAACATCATCATGAACCGGCTTTATACCTATGAGACCGGCGGCAATATGGGGCTGGGAGAATGGCTGGGCAATCTGGGACAATCACTGAAATCCGGTTGGTATGCCTTCATCGTGCCGGGGATCATCTTCTATGGCATTTTCTCCGGCCGCCTGACCCCGACTGAGGCCGGCGCCACCGCTGTCGTTGTCACCATCCTGATGGGTTTTCTGCTGGGCACCCTGAAACTGGCGGACTTCCCGGCGATGCTCGTCAGCTCTGCCAAGGTGAACGGGGTGATCCTGCCGATCATCGCCTTCTCAGCGCCGCTGGCAGAGGCGCTGGCCATCATGGGCGTGCCGCAGGGGTTTGTGACAGCGGTGACCGGGCTGACCGATGACCCGTCTATGTTGATCCTGTTGATGATCTGCATTCTGATCGCTGCAGGCTGCGTGATGGAAACAACGCCAAATATCGTGATCCTGGCGCCGATCCTGAAACCGCTGGCCGACAACATCGGCATGAACGAAATTCAGTTCTGCATCATGATGATCACCGCGCTGGGTGTGGGGTTCATCACTCCGCCGCTGGGCCTGAACCTGTTCGTGGTCTCCGGCATCACCGGTGAGTCCATTCTCAAGATCGCCGCCCGCGCCATACCGTTTGTTCTGACCATGCTGATTGTGGTGCTGCTGATCGCTTATCTGCCTGCGATCTCAACCACGCTGCTCCCTGACATCTATAAATAG
- the comD gene encoding sulfopyruvate decarboxylase subunit alpha gives MTIDKRIADDLAANGVSFVTTVPCKQLAGVIEEIDQRDDIFHIPSNKEDEGMGLCAGAWMGGKRPAIIMQNTAIGVTINTLATLIQYYRMPLPMLISYRGELREPVACQVEMAVHTKALLAQMNIPTYHFHWQRDVEEFDNILKYTFMCNKPVAILTDANFWGGYGDQ, from the coding sequence ATGACAATAGACAAGAGGATCGCTGACGATCTGGCGGCCAATGGCGTCTCCTTCGTCACCACCGTGCCGTGCAAGCAACTGGCGGGTGTGATTGAGGAGATCGACCAGCGGGATGACATTTTCCACATCCCCTCCAACAAGGAAGACGAGGGCATGGGGCTGTGCGCCGGAGCCTGGATGGGGGGCAAACGCCCCGCGATCATCATGCAGAACACCGCCATTGGGGTCACCATCAACACGCTTGCGACGCTGATCCAATACTACCGGATGCCGCTGCCGATGCTGATCTCCTACCGCGGCGAGCTGCGCGAGCCGGTGGCATGCCAGGTGGAAATGGCCGTGCATACCAAGGCACTATTGGCGCAGATGAATATCCCGACCTACCACTTCCACTGGCAGCGGGACGTCGAGGAATTCGACAACATCCTGAAATACACCTTCATGTGCAACAAACCTGTTGCCATCCTGACCGATGCCAATTTCTGGGGAGGCTATGGCGACCAATGA
- a CDS encoding LacI family DNA-binding transcriptional regulator, producing MGKNPSAPTLNDVAKAAGVSTATVSRCLNSPDRVIETTRQRVMEAVESLGYTPNFAARVMAAKRSFTIGAIIPTMDNAIFARGLQAFQDQLREDGYTLLVSSSAYCPEMEREQIRTLVARGADGLLLIGHDREEQIYQYLERHRVPVLVAWSYAPERSQPSVGFSNKGAMRDLAQTVVDAGHRHIAMISGILQGNDRAQNRVSGVRDAMRSRGLDPAALTLIEAPYEIEKGAAAFAELMSHAPRPTVVMCGNDVLAAGALREARSRGIAVPDDVSITGFDDIELAEIVSPALTTVHVPHREMGRKAAQELIAIVEGRSEGQSVCINTTLVTRQSLARPPGR from the coding sequence ATGGGAAAAAACCCCTCTGCTCCAACACTTAATGATGTTGCCAAGGCTGCAGGCGTCTCGACCGCCACCGTGTCGCGCTGCCTGAATTCACCGGACCGTGTCATCGAAACGACCCGCCAGCGTGTGATGGAGGCGGTCGAATCACTGGGCTATACGCCGAATTTCGCCGCCCGCGTCATGGCGGCCAAACGCAGCTTTACCATCGGGGCGATTATTCCAACGATGGACAACGCGATTTTCGCGCGCGGGCTGCAGGCCTTTCAGGATCAGCTGCGGGAGGATGGCTACACCCTTTTGGTGTCCAGTTCCGCCTATTGCCCGGAGATGGAGCGTGAACAGATCCGCACATTGGTTGCGCGTGGTGCAGATGGCTTGCTGCTAATCGGCCACGACCGGGAGGAGCAGATTTATCAATACCTTGAGAGGCACCGGGTTCCGGTCCTTGTGGCCTGGTCTTATGCACCGGAACGGTCGCAGCCGTCGGTCGGGTTCAGCAACAAGGGCGCGATGCGGGATCTGGCCCAAACGGTGGTGGACGCGGGGCACCGCCACATTGCGATGATCTCCGGTATCCTGCAGGGCAATGATCGTGCCCAAAATCGTGTCAGCGGTGTCCGGGACGCCATGCGTTCCAGAGGTCTCGACCCGGCTGCGCTCACATTGATCGAAGCCCCCTATGAGATTGAAAAAGGGGCCGCAGCCTTTGCAGAGCTGATGTCGCATGCACCCCGCCCAACCGTGGTGATGTGTGGCAATGACGTTCTGGCGGCAGGGGCGCTCCGCGAGGCGCGAAGCCGGGGGATTGCCGTGCCTGACGATGTCTCCATCACCGGGTTTGATGATATCGAGCTGGCAGAAATCGTCAGCCCCGCTCTCACAACTGTGCATGTCCCGCACCGCGAAATGGGGCGCAAGGCGGCGCAAGAACTGATTGCAATCGTGGAGGGGCGGTCCGAAGGGCAGTCGGTCTGCATCAACACCACACTTGTCACGCGTCAGTCCTTGGCGCGGCCGCCCGGCAGATAG